One genomic region from Cyanobacterium stanieri LEGE 03274 encodes:
- the rpsE gene encoding 30S ribosomal protein S5, which yields MAKEREQKDQRKGKQRKRREKDNSWQERVVQIRRVSKVVKGGKKLSFRAIVVVGNEKGQVGVGVGKAGDVINAVRKAVTDGKKHLITVKINKASSITHVSNGVAGGAKVFMRPAAPGTGVIAGGAVRTVLELAGIKNILAKQQGSNNPLNNARAAVNALEQIRSFSEAAQERDIPLEQIYS from the coding sequence ATGGCAAAAGAGCGCGAACAAAAAGATCAACGCAAAGGCAAACAAAGAAAACGTAGAGAAAAAGACAACAGCTGGCAAGAAAGAGTGGTTCAAATCCGCCGTGTTAGTAAGGTTGTTAAAGGTGGTAAAAAACTTAGCTTCCGTGCGATCGTTGTTGTTGGCAACGAAAAAGGTCAGGTGGGAGTGGGAGTTGGTAAAGCAGGAGACGTAATTAATGCGGTTCGTAAAGCTGTTACCGACGGTAAAAAACACCTTATCACCGTTAAAATCAACAAAGCTAGTTCTATTACCCATGTCAGCAATGGTGTAGCTGGTGGAGCAAAAGTATTCATGCGTCCCGCCGCTCCCGGTACTGGGGTAATTGCAGGGGGTGCCGTGCGTACCGTCTTAGAATTAGCAGGAATTAAAAATATTTTAGCTAAACAACAAGGATCTAATAATCCTCTCAATAACGCTCGTGCGGCGGTTAATGCCCTTGAGCAAATCCGTAGTTTCTCTGAGGCTGCCCAAGAGAGAGATATTCCTTTAGAACAAATTTATTCATAA
- the rplF gene encoding 50S ribosomal protein L6: MSRIGKRPIAIPAKVNVDINGQNVSVSGPKGNLARELPSLVTVVQEGETIQVNRENDSRKARERHGLCRTLVANMIDGVSQGFEKKLEIQGVGYRAQAQGSKLTLNVGYSKPVEMQMPEGISVAVNSNTEVVVSGIDKELVGNMAAKIRAVRPPEVYKGKGIRYAGEYVRRKVGKAGKK; encoded by the coding sequence ATGTCTCGTATTGGAAAACGTCCCATAGCGATACCTGCCAAAGTAAACGTCGATATTAACGGTCAAAACGTTAGCGTTTCCGGCCCTAAAGGCAACCTGGCCAGAGAATTACCCTCTTTGGTTACCGTTGTCCAAGAAGGGGAAACCATCCAAGTAAACCGTGAAAACGACTCCCGCAAAGCTAGAGAAAGACACGGCCTATGCCGTACCCTCGTAGCCAACATGATTGACGGAGTCAGTCAAGGTTTCGAGAAAAAACTCGAAATTCAAGGGGTAGGTTATCGTGCCCAAGCACAAGGATCAAAATTAACCCTTAACGTCGGTTATTCTAAACCCGTAGAAATGCAAATGCCCGAAGGCATCTCCGTTGCTGTTAACAGCAATACCGAGGTCGTCGTCAGCGGTATTGATAAAGAATTAGTAGGCAACATGGCGGCGAAAATCCGTGCGGTTCGTCCTCCTGAAGTTTATAAAGGAAAAGGTATTCGCTACGCTGGTGAATATGTAAGACGTAAAGTAGGTAAAGCAGGTAAGAAATAA
- the rpmE gene encoding 50S ribosomal protein L31: protein MPKSGIHPEWYPDAKVICNGEVVMHVGSTRPEINVEVWSGNHPFYTGTQKIIDAEGRVDRFLRKYGMLSGNQPKENKTEENK from the coding sequence ATGCCTAAGTCTGGAATTCATCCTGAATGGTATCCCGATGCCAAAGTAATTTGTAACGGTGAAGTCGTTATGCACGTTGGTTCTACTAGACCCGAAATTAATGTGGAGGTTTGGTCTGGAAACCATCCTTTTTATACTGGAACTCAAAAAATTATTGACGCTGAAGGTCGTGTGGATCGTTTCTTACGTAAATACGGTATGCTCTCAGGGAATCAACCCAAAGAGAATAAAACCGAAGAAAATAAATAG
- a CDS encoding DNA-directed RNA polymerase subunit alpha, giving the protein MAVFKIDCLENKTQKNQGQYGKFVLEPLERGQGITVGNSLRRVLLSNLEGAAVTAVRIAGVNHEFAVIDGVREDVLEIMLNMKELVFKSYSDTPQIGRLVATGPDTVTAAQFSLPSEIEIIEPNHYICTLGKGAKLEMEFKVEKGRGYRAIEKGNDETSSLDFLQIDSVFMPVSKVNFTVEEVRHEGQLADRLILEIWTNGSMKPEEALSEAASILIGLFTPLEDVDNIRGKTEVQPVEEDPTSQIPIEELNLSVRAYNCLKRAQINTVADLLEYSQDDLLEIKNFGQKSAEEVIEALQQRLGITLAEGKAKDVTGDLIDNQEPVATP; this is encoded by the coding sequence GTGGCTGTGTTTAAAATAGACTGTTTAGAAAATAAAACTCAAAAAAATCAAGGTCAATACGGAAAGTTTGTCCTAGAACCTTTGGAAAGAGGTCAGGGCATTACCGTTGGTAACTCCTTGAGAAGGGTTCTTTTATCTAACTTAGAGGGTGCAGCAGTGACTGCCGTAAGAATTGCGGGGGTTAACCACGAGTTTGCTGTGATTGACGGGGTGAGGGAAGATGTGTTGGAAATTATGCTAAACATGAAAGAACTCGTGTTTAAGAGCTACAGTGACACACCCCAAATCGGTCGTTTGGTGGCAACAGGTCCTGACACGGTAACCGCCGCTCAGTTCAGTTTACCATCAGAGATTGAGATAATTGAACCAAATCACTATATTTGTACCTTGGGCAAGGGTGCAAAATTAGAAATGGAATTTAAGGTAGAAAAAGGTAGGGGTTATCGTGCCATTGAGAAAGGTAATGATGAAACTTCTTCCCTTGATTTTCTGCAAATAGATTCAGTATTTATGCCTGTTTCTAAGGTTAACTTTACGGTGGAAGAAGTACGCCATGAAGGACAGTTAGCGGATCGCTTAATTTTAGAAATCTGGACTAATGGCAGTATGAAACCTGAGGAAGCTCTTTCTGAGGCGGCCTCTATTTTAATAGGTTTATTTACTCCCTTAGAAGATGTGGATAACATCAGAGGAAAAACTGAGGTTCAACCCGTAGAGGAAGATCCTACCAGTCAAATTCCCATTGAAGAATTAAATCTATCTGTAAGGGCTTACAACTGTCTAAAACGGGCTCAAATTAATACCGTGGCAGATTTACTTGAGTATTCCCAAGATGATTTATTAGAAATCAAAAACTTTGGTCAAAAGTCAGCAGAGGAAGTTATAGAGGCTTTACAACAGCGTCTAGGCATCACTTTAGCGGAAGGGAAGGCTAAAGATGTGACGGGGGATTTGATTGATAATCAAGAGCCTGTTGCGACACCCTAG
- the rpsH gene encoding 30S ribosomal protein S8, with the protein MPAHDTISDMLTRIRNACAVRHPTVAIPSTRMTRSIAEVLKTEGFIGTYEEVGEGVKKDIVLSLKYKGRNRQPIIHNIRRVSTPGLRVYSKKKDLPRVLGGIGVAIISTSHGIMTDREARKQGIGGEILCYIW; encoded by the coding sequence ATGCCAGCACACGACACCATATCAGATATGCTGACTCGTATTCGTAACGCTTGTGCCGTACGCCACCCGACCGTGGCAATCCCCAGCACTCGCATGACTCGCAGTATCGCTGAGGTATTAAAAACCGAAGGCTTTATCGGCACTTACGAAGAAGTCGGCGAAGGAGTAAAAAAAGACATCGTACTCTCCTTAAAATACAAAGGCAGAAATCGTCAGCCTATTATTCATAACATCCGTAGAGTAAGTACCCCCGGTTTAAGGGTTTATAGTAAGAAAAAAGACTTACCCAGAGTCCTCGGTGGTATTGGGGTAGCAATTATTTCTACTTCCCACGGCATCATGACCGACAGAGAAGCCAGAAAACAAGGTATCGGCGGAGAAATTCTCTGCTACATCTGGTAA
- the rpsM gene encoding 30S ribosomal protein S13 has protein sequence MARISGIDLPRDKRVEIGLTYLYGIGLVTSQKILAATGVNPDTRVKDLSDEDIAKLRAHIEENYQIEGDLRRLEAMNIKRLGDIGTYRGRRHRQGLPVRGQRTKTNARTRRGRRVAIAGKKKAPKK, from the coding sequence ATGGCACGGATATCCGGTATTGACTTACCTCGTGATAAACGAGTAGAAATAGGACTAACCTACTTATACGGCATCGGTTTAGTAACCTCACAAAAAATCTTAGCTGCCACAGGAGTAAATCCTGATACCAGAGTTAAAGATTTAAGTGACGAAGATATTGCTAAACTCAGAGCCCATATCGAAGAAAATTATCAAATAGAAGGGGATTTGCGTCGTTTAGAAGCGATGAACATCAAGCGACTAGGGGATATTGGCACCTACCGTGGTCGTCGTCATCGTCAGGGTTTACCCGTCAGAGGGCAAAGAACCAAAACCAACGCCAGAACCCGTAGAGGTCGCAGAGTTGCTATTGCAGGGAAGAAAAAAGCTCCTAAGAAATAA
- the rplO gene encoding 50S ribosomal protein L15 — MRLHNIGPKPSSKKRRRRIGRGISAGQGASGGFGMRGQKSRSGTGTKPGFEGGQMPLYRRVPKLKHFTVVNRKEYTIINVEKLAGLPANSEVTLESLMDAGIITTNDGPLKVLGNGDLGVALTVKAAAWSKSAQEKIETAGGSISAPDHGNTDQ; from the coding sequence ATGAGACTTCATAATATTGGACCCAAACCCTCATCTAAAAAGCGTCGTCGCCGTATCGGTAGAGGTATTTCTGCTGGACAGGGTGCAAGTGGCGGTTTTGGGATGAGAGGTCAAAAATCTCGTTCTGGTACTGGTACTAAACCGGGTTTTGAAGGGGGACAAATGCCCCTTTACAGACGAGTACCTAAGTTAAAACACTTTACTGTTGTCAATCGTAAGGAATACACCATTATTAACGTAGAAAAGTTGGCAGGTTTACCTGCTAATTCTGAAGTTACCCTAGAATCTTTAATGGATGCGGGTATCATCACCACCAATGATGGTCCTTTAAAAGTTTTAGGTAATGGAGATTTAGGAGTTGCTTTAACTGTTAAGGCGGCTGCTTGGTCTAAATCTGCTCAGGAGAAAATTGAGACCGCTGGTGGTTCAATTTCCGCCCCTGACCATGGCAATACTGATCAATAA
- the rplQ gene encoding 50S ribosomal protein L17 — MRHRRKVAQLGLPADQRKALLRALTTQLLREGEIVTTKARAKAVRSTADKMITLAKDGSVAARRRALGFIYDKDLVNDIFAKAAERYGNRNGGYTRLIRTKNRRGDNAEMAILQLV, encoded by the coding sequence ATGAGACATCGTCGTAAGGTAGCCCAGTTGGGTTTACCTGCTGATCAAAGAAAGGCTCTTTTAAGGGCTTTGACTACTCAGTTATTGAGAGAAGGGGAAATTGTAACTACCAAGGCTCGTGCTAAGGCTGTTCGTTCTACTGCGGATAAAATGATCACTTTAGCTAAGGATGGTTCTGTGGCAGCTCGTAGAAGAGCTTTAGGCTTCATCTATGATAAGGATTTAGTTAATGATATTTTTGCTAAAGCAGCGGAACGTTATGGCAACCGTAACGGTGGTTATACCCGTTTAATTCGTACTAAAAACCGTCGTGGGGATAATGCTGAAATGGCTATCCTTCAGTTAGTATAG
- the rplR gene encoding 50S ribosomal protein L18: protein MTINRKNLVQRRHLRIRKKVTGTAERPRLAVFRSNLHIYAQLIDDVAQHTLASASTLDKELRDKLGSSSNCDASAEVGKLVAQRALSKGIEKVVFDRGGNLYHGRVKALADAARETGLNF from the coding sequence ATGACTATTAACCGTAAAAATCTAGTCCAACGTCGCCATCTTCGCATTCGCAAAAAAGTAACTGGCACCGCTGAACGCCCTCGTTTAGCCGTATTTCGTTCCAATTTACATATTTATGCTCAATTAATTGACGATGTAGCCCAACATACCTTGGCGAGCGCATCTACTTTGGATAAGGAATTAAGAGATAAACTTGGTTCTAGCTCCAACTGTGATGCTTCCGCTGAAGTTGGTAAATTAGTCGCTCAAAGAGCATTATCCAAAGGCATTGAGAAAGTAGTTTTTGACCGTGGTGGTAACTTATACCATGGACGAGTCAAGGCCTTAGCTGATGCCGCCCGTGAAACAGGTCTTAACTTTTAA
- the rplM gene encoding 50S ribosomal protein L13: MNKTTVPKIEDIDKKWFVVDAENQRLGRLATEIANVLRGKNKPNFTPHLDTGDFVIVVNAEKVVVTGNKSSQKLYRRHSGRPGGMKTETFEKLQNRIPERIIEVAVKGMLPKNSLGRSLFTKLKVYTGPSHPHEAQQPEALNIQTIPAGGK, from the coding sequence ATGAATAAAACAACAGTACCCAAAATAGAAGACATCGATAAAAAGTGGTTCGTTGTCGATGCCGAAAATCAACGTCTAGGACGTTTAGCCACCGAAATTGCTAACGTTTTAAGAGGTAAAAACAAACCTAACTTTACTCCCCACCTAGATACAGGAGACTTCGTTATCGTTGTTAACGCCGAAAAAGTTGTAGTAACTGGTAACAAAAGCTCCCAAAAATTATACCGTCGCCATTCAGGGCGCCCAGGCGGTATGAAAACTGAAACCTTTGAAAAATTACAAAACCGCATTCCCGAAAGAATTATCGAAGTGGCAGTTAAAGGAATGCTTCCTAAAAATAGCTTAGGACGTAGTTTATTTACTAAACTTAAAGTTTACACCGGGCCTAGTCATCCCCATGAGGCACAACAACCCGAAGCATTAAACATCCAAACCATTCCCGCAGGAGGTAAATAA
- the rpsK gene encoding 30S ribosomal protein S11, with translation MAKPTKRGGPKKQKKNIPSGTAYIKSTFNNTIVTITDTTGNVISWATAGSSGFKGAKKGTPFAAQTAADSAARTAMDNGMKQVEVMVSGPGAGRETAIRALQGAGLEITLIRDITPIPHNGCRPPKRRRV, from the coding sequence ATGGCAAAACCCACAAAACGGGGAGGTCCAAAAAAACAAAAGAAAAATATTCCTAGTGGTACTGCTTACATCAAATCCACATTTAACAATACCATTGTTACTATTACCGACACCACTGGCAACGTAATCTCTTGGGCAACTGCGGGATCTAGTGGTTTTAAAGGCGCAAAAAAAGGAACTCCTTTCGCGGCTCAAACCGCTGCCGACAGCGCCGCTCGTACCGCCATGGATAACGGTATGAAACAAGTAGAAGTGATGGTCAGTGGACCAGGGGCAGGAAGAGAAACCGCCATTAGAGCATTACAAGGAGCAGGATTAGAAATCACTTTAATTCGTGACATCACCCCCATTCCTCACAATGGTTGTCGTCCTCCGAAAAGAAGAAGAGTATAG
- the infA gene encoding translation initiation factor IF-1 — MSKKDLIEMEGTVTESLPNAMFRVDLDNGFNVLAHIAGKIRRNYIKILPGDRVKVELTPYDLSKGRITYRLKGKK, encoded by the coding sequence ATGTCAAAAAAAGATCTGATTGAAATGGAAGGCACCGTAACAGAATCCTTGCCTAACGCCATGTTTCGTGTGGACTTAGATAATGGATTTAACGTACTTGCCCATATCGCCGGGAAGATTAGACGTAATTACATCAAAATTTTACCGGGCGATCGTGTCAAAGTAGAACTCACGCCCTATGATTTGAGTAAAGGAAGAATTACTTATCGTCTCAAAGGGAAAAAATAA
- the rplE gene encoding 50S ribosomal protein L5: protein MSRLKTYYQETITPKLKEQFGYTNIHQVPKITKVVINRGLGEASQNAKALESSLSELAIITGQKPVVTRAKKAIAGFKIRQGMPVGAMVTLRSDKMYAFLDRLISLALPRIRDFRGVSPKSFDGRGNYSLGVREQLIFPEIEYDSIDQIRGFDISIITTANTDEEGRALLKEMGMPFRDK from the coding sequence ATGTCAAGACTAAAAACTTATTATCAAGAAACTATCACTCCTAAACTCAAGGAGCAGTTTGGTTATACTAATATCCACCAAGTTCCTAAGATCACCAAAGTTGTTATCAATAGAGGTTTAGGAGAGGCTTCTCAGAACGCTAAAGCACTAGAGTCCTCACTTAGTGAACTAGCGATTATTACTGGACAAAAGCCCGTCGTTACCCGTGCTAAAAAGGCGATCGCAGGTTTTAAAATCCGTCAAGGAATGCCTGTAGGAGCCATGGTAACCTTAAGATCTGATAAAATGTACGCTTTCTTAGATCGTCTCATTAGCCTAGCATTACCTCGTATTCGTGACTTCCGTGGCGTAAGCCCCAAAAGTTTCGACGGTCGAGGAAACTACAGCTTAGGGGTGCGTGAACAGTTAATCTTCCCCGAAATCGAATACGACAGTATCGATCAAATTCGAGGTTTTGATATTTCCATTATCACCACCGCCAACACCGACGAAGAAGGGCGCGCATTACTAAAAGAGATGGGAATGCCCTTCCGTGACAAATAA
- a CDS encoding chemotaxis protein CheW, with protein sequence MNLANLSSPEPNTVVSKIKLLSFPIGKLNTAFHIDVVQKVVNFSTIYSSGLNHYGMATIEGEEITVIDLHKKFFNTPSTFKGEDKKYLLLVTNSTGEKFGIIVSNTPSLYDVSPDNIRALPPSYRQADTFKIASHVTMIEENENQITVFILDPDELVLPINK encoded by the coding sequence ATGAATCTTGCCAACCTATCTTCCCCCGAACCTAATACCGTAGTAAGTAAAATAAAACTACTAAGTTTTCCCATTGGTAAACTCAACACAGCTTTTCATATAGACGTTGTCCAAAAGGTAGTCAATTTTTCCACCATCTACAGTAGCGGTTTAAATCACTACGGCATGGCTACCATAGAAGGAGAAGAAATAACTGTCATTGACTTACACAAAAAATTTTTTAATACCCCGAGTACCTTTAAAGGAGAAGACAAAAAATACTTACTCCTTGTTACCAACAGCACTGGAGAAAAGTTTGGCATCATCGTAAGCAACACCCCGAGTTTATATGATGTTTCCCCCGACAATATCAGAGCATTACCCCCATCCTATCGTCAAGCGGATACTTTTAAAATAGCTTCCCATGTAACAATGATTGAGGAAAATGAGAACCAAATAACTGTATTTATTCTAGATCCAGATGAGTTAGTTTTACCAATCAATAAATAA
- the rplX gene encoding 50S ribosomal protein L24, protein MRSANQSKTTPARHKMHVKKGDTVQIISGKDKGKVGEILRAIPKDSTVIVKGVNIRTKHVKPRQQGESGQITTYEAPIHSSKVMLYSEKEKVASRISYVITEEGKKVRKLKKTGEIID, encoded by the coding sequence ATGAGATCAGCAAATCAAAGCAAAACCACCCCCGCCAGACATAAAATGCACGTCAAAAAAGGTGATACCGTGCAAATCATCTCTGGCAAAGACAAGGGTAAAGTAGGAGAAATCCTCAGAGCCATCCCCAAAGATAGCACCGTCATCGTCAAAGGGGTTAACATCAGAACCAAACACGTCAAACCCCGTCAACAAGGGGAATCTGGTCAAATCACCACCTATGAAGCCCCCATTCATAGCTCCAAAGTAATGCTTTATTCTGAAAAAGAAAAAGTAGCTAGTCGCATTAGCTATGTCATTACTGAAGAAGGTAAAAAGGTGAGAAAATTGAAAAAAACTGGCGAAATCATTGATTAA
- the rpmJ gene encoding 50S ribosomal protein L36 translates to MKVRASVKKICDKCRVIRRKGRVMVICENPKHKQRQG, encoded by the coding sequence ATGAAAGTTAGAGCATCAGTCAAAAAAATCTGTGACAAATGCCGTGTAATCCGCCGTAAAGGGCGAGTTATGGTAATTTGCGAAAACCCAAAACATAAACAACGCCAAGGGTAA
- a CDS encoding adenylate kinase: MTRLIFLGAPGAGKGTQAEILAKGLSIPHISTGDILRSAIAQQTPLGIKAKSYVDNGDLVPDELILDLIKDRLSQDDAQKGWILDGFPRNVPQAEFLSTLLRGLDQNCTAVINLAVPDSTLMQRLLGRGRKDDNEETIANRLEVYRQKTAPLIDFYQHTGLLKTVNGDRTLEEISTDLQTIVKS; the protein is encoded by the coding sequence ATGACTAGATTAATTTTTTTAGGAGCTCCAGGGGCAGGAAAGGGTACTCAGGCTGAGATTTTGGCAAAAGGTTTGAGTATTCCCCACATTTCTACTGGAGATATTTTACGGAGTGCGATCGCCCAGCAGACTCCTTTAGGAATCAAAGCTAAATCCTATGTGGATAACGGCGATTTAGTACCCGATGAGTTAATCCTTGATCTAATCAAAGATAGATTGAGTCAAGATGATGCTCAGAAAGGTTGGATTTTAGACGGTTTCCCCCGTAATGTTCCCCAAGCGGAGTTTCTTTCCACTCTCTTGAGGGGATTAGATCAAAATTGTACGGCAGTAATTAACCTCGCAGTACCTGATTCTACTTTAATGCAAAGGCTTTTAGGTCGTGGCAGAAAAGACGACAACGAGGAAACCATCGCCAACCGTTTAGAGGTTTACCGTCAGAAAACTGCTCCCCTCATTGATTTTTATCAACATACAGGGTTATTGAAAACAGTTAATGGCGATCGCACCTTAGAAGAAATCAGTACCGACTTACAAACAATAGTGAAATCCTAA
- the rpsI gene encoding 30S ribosomal protein S9 has translation MSDKVVYLGTGRRKASVARVRLVPGSGSITVNGKDAVDYFQQIQGYIQAVKAPLETLGLESEYDILVNAHGGGLTGQSDAVKLGVARALCQLDPENRQPLKTEGYLTRDPRAKERKKYGLRKARKAPQFSKR, from the coding sequence ATGTCTGATAAAGTAGTTTACTTAGGAACAGGTCGCCGTAAGGCTTCCGTTGCTCGTGTTCGTTTAGTTCCAGGATCTGGATCAATTACGGTTAATGGAAAAGATGCTGTTGATTATTTTCAACAAATTCAAGGATACATTCAAGCTGTAAAAGCTCCCCTCGAAACCCTAGGTTTAGAAAGTGAATATGACATTTTAGTTAATGCCCATGGTGGTGGTTTAACTGGTCAGTCGGATGCGGTTAAATTAGGAGTAGCTAGGGCTTTATGTCAGCTTGATCCTGAAAATCGTCAACCCCTAAAAACCGAAGGTTATTTAACCCGTGATCCCCGTGCGAAAGAGCGTAAGAAATACGGTTTACGTAAAGCCCGTAAAGCTCCTCAATTCTCTAAACGTTAA
- the secY gene encoding preprotein translocase subunit SecY — MVVSREKTPTAQETFMQMAQAAGLRSRLLITVGLLIVVRLGIYIPIPGIDRDAFEAAVQNLPFLGFLDLFTGGGLATVGIFALGILPYINASIIIQLLTSAIPALEDLQKNEGEAGRRKIAQITRYVALGWAIIQSTGITIGLLRPYAVDNSPIFIVETVLALAAGSMFVMWVSELITERGLGNGASLLIFVNIVAVLPRTLGNTIDYAQTGGREAIAQVVLLILVFLVMIVGIVFVQEGTRRIPIISARRQVGRRLYRERTSYLPLRLNQGGVMPIIFASAVLVLPSSVAGFADGTPFNSFINNVALALRPGSIWYVVVYSVLIIFFSYFYASLISNPEDIAQNLKKMGSSIPGIRPGKATVAYIEGVLNRLTLLGAIFLTIVATVPTFVESATGVTTFQGFGATSLLILVGVAIDTAKQVQTYVISQRYEGMVKD, encoded by the coding sequence ATGGTTGTCAGCAGAGAAAAAACACCTACTGCTCAGGAAACCTTCATGCAAATGGCACAAGCCGCAGGGCTTCGCAGTCGTTTGCTTATTACGGTAGGTTTATTAATTGTAGTTCGTTTGGGAATTTATATTCCCATACCAGGTATTGATCGTGATGCTTTTGAAGCGGCGGTTCAAAATTTACCTTTTTTAGGTTTTTTAGATCTCTTCACGGGGGGCGGTTTGGCTACTGTGGGGATTTTTGCGTTGGGAATTTTACCTTACATTAATGCTTCTATCATCATTCAACTTTTAACTTCTGCGATTCCTGCTTTAGAGGATTTACAGAAAAATGAAGGGGAAGCCGGACGCCGTAAAATTGCCCAAATCACCCGTTATGTGGCTCTTGGTTGGGCGATAATTCAATCCACAGGTATTACTATCGGTTTATTACGCCCCTATGCAGTGGATAATAGTCCTATTTTTATTGTTGAAACAGTACTGGCTCTGGCTGCTGGTTCAATGTTTGTGATGTGGGTGTCTGAGTTAATTACTGAAAGGGGTTTAGGAAATGGTGCTTCTTTGTTGATTTTTGTCAACATTGTAGCGGTATTACCCCGTACTTTGGGTAATACTATCGATTATGCTCAAACTGGAGGGCGGGAGGCGATCGCCCAGGTTGTCTTACTCATCCTTGTTTTCTTGGTCATGATCGTGGGTATTGTCTTTGTACAGGAAGGAACTCGTCGTATTCCTATCATTTCTGCCCGGCGTCAAGTGGGGCGCCGCTTATACCGTGAGCGCACCAGTTACCTACCTTTAAGACTTAATCAAGGTGGGGTAATGCCGATCATTTTCGCTTCTGCGGTTTTGGTTTTACCATCTTCTGTGGCAGGATTTGCCGATGGTACACCTTTCAACAGTTTTATTAACAACGTGGCTTTAGCACTACGTCCAGGTTCTATCTGGTATGTGGTTGTTTACTCTGTGTTAATTATCTTCTTCAGTTATTTTTATGCTTCTTTGATTTCTAATCCTGAAGACATTGCCCAAAACTTGAAGAAAATGGGGTCTAGTATCCCCGGGATTCGCCCGGGTAAAGCTACTGTGGCTTACATTGAAGGGGTTTTAAATCGTTTAACTTTATTGGGGGCGATTTTCTTAACCATCGTGGCCACTGTGCCTACTTTTGTGGAAAGCGCGACGGGAGTAACTACTTTCCAAGGTTTCGGTGCTACTTCTTTACTGATTTTGGTGGGGGTTGCCATTGATACTGCGAAACAGGTTCAAACCTATGTTATCTCTCAACGTTATGAAGGTATGGTTAAAGACTAA
- the truA gene encoding tRNA pseudouridine(38-40) synthase TruA, with translation MNSSNLDLKRIALVVQYIGTNFHGWQRQPHHRSIQEEIETAIALTLGHDVTIHGAGRTDSGVHGAAQVAHFDAVSSIPPERWAKVLNTRLGDDVLIRASAEVSQDWHACFSALARRYRYTIYTGKIPNLFLKPFTWHYYHHPLDAEIMAEALQPLLGTHDFSAFRRAGSPRPHSFLEVQDVSCQRIKDLIHIEIQASGFLYGMVRLLVGLLVEVGSRVRSPLEFKNIWVNQRRDLVKYSAPAKGLCFLRVHYPEFPIPESVWYNSQPIFTFS, from the coding sequence ATGAATTCTTCTAACCTTGACTTAAAAAGAATTGCTTTGGTAGTTCAGTATATCGGTACTAACTTTCATGGTTGGCAAAGACAACCTCATCATCGTAGCATACAGGAAGAAATTGAAACGGCGATCGCCCTTACCCTTGGTCATGATGTAACCATTCATGGAGCAGGTAGGACAGATAGTGGAGTCCATGGAGCGGCTCAGGTGGCTCACTTTGATGCGGTATCAAGTATTCCCCCCGAACGTTGGGCAAAGGTGTTAAATACTCGCCTAGGGGATGATGTTTTGATCAGAGCATCGGCAGAGGTTAGCCAAGACTGGCACGCTTGTTTTTCCGCTTTAGCTCGTCGTTATCGTTATACTATATATACTGGGAAAATTCCCAATTTATTCTTAAAACCCTTTACTTGGCATTACTATCATCACCCCTTAGATGCGGAAATCATGGCAGAGGCTTTACAACCTTTGTTAGGGACTCATGATTTTAGTGCTTTTCGCCGTGCAGGTTCTCCCCGTCCCCATTCTTTTTTAGAAGTTCAAGATGTCTCCTGCCAAAGAATCAAAGACTTAATCCATATTGAGATTCAAGCCAGTGGTTTTTTGTATGGTATGGTGCGCTTGTTAGTAGGATTGTTAGTGGAGGTAGGATCTAGAGTGCGATCGCCCTTAGAATTTAAAAACATTTGGGTCAATCAACGTCGAGATCTTGTCAAATACTCAGCACCAGCCAAGGGACTATGCTTTTTAAGAGTTCATTATCCAGAGTTTCCCATCCCCGAATCGGTGTGGTATAACAGTCAACCTATTTTTACTTTTAGTTAA